The following are encoded in a window of Allosphingosinicella indica genomic DNA:
- a CDS encoding histidine triad nucleotide-binding protein → MPIDATLPYDESNIFARILRGELPCKKVYEDDHALAFHDINPQAPQHILVIPKGAYVSWDDFSARAEDAEIAGFVRAVGHVAREAGLVTDGYRLLANIGRESGQEVPHLHVHIFAGRPLGPMLAR, encoded by the coding sequence TGACGAGAGCAACATCTTTGCCCGCATCCTGCGCGGCGAGCTGCCCTGCAAGAAGGTCTATGAGGACGATCACGCGCTCGCCTTCCACGACATCAATCCGCAGGCGCCGCAGCATATTCTGGTGATCCCAAAGGGCGCCTATGTCTCGTGGGACGATTTCTCGGCCCGCGCGGAGGACGCGGAAATCGCGGGGTTCGTTCGCGCCGTCGGCCATGTCGCGCGGGAGGCCGGGCTGGTGACGGACGGCTATCGCCTCCTCGCCAACATCGGCCGCGAGAGCGGGCAGGAGGTGCCCCATCTCCACGTCCACATCTTCGCCGGGAGGCCGCTCGGGCCGATGCTCGCGCGCTAG